A portion of the Canis lupus baileyi chromosome 38, mCanLup2.hap1, whole genome shotgun sequence genome contains these proteins:
- the IKBKE gene encoding inhibitor of nuclear factor kappa-B kinase subunit epsilon isoform X9 — MQSTINYLWHTDDLLGQGATASVYKARNKKSGELVAVKVFNTASYLRPREVQVREFEVLRKLNHQNIVKLFAVEETGGSRQKVLVMEYCSSGSLLSVLESPENAFGLPEDEFLVVLRCVVAGMNHLRENGIVHRDIKPGNIMRLMGEEGQSIYKLTDFGAARELDDDEKFVSVYGTEEYLHPDMYERAVLRKPQQKTFGVTVDLWSIGVTLYHAATGSLPFVPFGGPRRNKEMMYRITTEKPAGAIAGTQRRENGPLEWSYGLPITCRLSPGLQSQLVPILANILEVEQAKCWGFDQFFAETSDILQRVVVHVFSLSQAVLHHIYIHAHNTIAIFLEAVYEQTSVAPQHQEYFFEGHLCVLEPSLSAQHITHTTASSPLTLFSKASETPKGLAFRDPAQDISKFFPKVDLQADYTTAKSILGAGYQALWLARTLLAGQEMMLRGLHWFVETLQATCRRTLEVTRMALLFLSSSLGTERFSSVAGMPEMQELKRVTELRSRLRALVEALSRCSHNITETQVSLSNLSSELVKNRDQSLSPAHSIQQIQCCLDKMNLIYKQFKKSRMRPGLGYNEEQIHKLDNISPPP, encoded by the exons ATGCAGAGCACCATCAATTACCTATGGCACACGGACGACCTGCTGGGGCAGGGGGCCACTGCCAGTGTGTACAAGGCCCGAAACAAG AAATCCGGGGAGCTGGTTGCTGTGAAGGTCTTCAACACGGCAAGCTACCTGCGGCCCCGCGAGGTGCAGGTGAGGGAGTTTGAGGTCCTGCGAAAGCTGAACCACCAGAACATCGTCAAGCTCTTTGCAGTGGAGGAGACG GGGGGCAGCCGGCAGAAGGTGCTGGTGATGGAGTACTGCTCTAGCGGGAGCCTGCTCAGCGTGCTCGAGAGCCCTGAGAATGCCTTCGGGCTGCCCGAGGACGAGTTTCTGGTGGTGCTGCGCTGTGTGG TGGCTGGCATGAACCACCTGCGGGAGAATGGCATCGTCCACCGCGACATCAAGCCTGGAAACATCATGCGCCTCatgggggaggaagggcagagcaTCTATAAGCTGACGGACTTTGGGGCCGCCCGGGAGCTAGATGATGATGAGAAGTTTGTCTCCGTCTATGGCACTGAGGAGTACCTG CACCCCGACATGTATGAGCGGGCAGTGCTTCGCAAGCCCCAGCAGAAGACATTCGGGGTAACCGTGGATCTCTGGAGCATTGGGGTAACCCTGTACCACGCAGCCACTGGCAGCCTGCCCTTCGTCCCCTTTGGTGGGCCACGGCGCAACAAGGAGATGAT GTACCGGATCACCACCGAGAAGCCGGCGGGGGCCATCGCGGGCACCCAGCGGCGGGAGAACGGGCCCCTGGAGTGGAGCTACGGCCTCCCCATCACCTGCCGGCTGTCCCC GGGGCTGCAGAGCCAGCTGGTGCCCATCCTGGCCAACATCCTGGAGGTGGAGCAGGCCAAGTGCTGGGGCTTTGACCAGTTCTTTGCGGAGACCAGTGACATCCTGCAGCGAGTCGTTGTCCATGTCTTCTCCTTGTCCCAGGCGGTCCTGCACCACATCTACATCCATGCCCACAATAC GATAGCCATCTTCCTGGAGGCAGTATATGAGCAGACCAGTGTGGCTCCCCAGCACCAGGAGTACTTCTTTGAGGGTCACCTCTGCGTCCTTGAGCCCAGCCTGTCAGCGCAACACATCACCCACACGACCGCAAGCAGCCCCCTGACCCTGTTCAGCAAGGCCAGTGAGACCCCCAAGGGGCTGGCCTTCAGGGACC CCGCTCAGGACATCTCCAAGTTCTTCCCCAAAGTGGACCTGCAGGCAGATTACACCACCGCCAAG AGTATACTGGGTGCTGGCTACCAGGCCCTGTGGCTGGCTCGGACCTTGCTGGCCGGGCAGGAGATGATGCTTCGGGGACTGCACTGGTTTGT GGAGACGCTCCAGGCTACATGCAGACGGACGCTGGAGGTCACACGGATGGCTCTCCTCTTCCTCAGCAGCAGTCTGGGCACCGAGAG GTTCAGCAGTGTGGCTGGGATGCCTGAGATGCAGGAGCTGAAGAGGGTCACAGAGCTGAGGTCCAGGCTGCGGGCT TTGGTGGAGGCCCTCTCCAGATGCTCCCACAATATCACAGAGACCCAGGTGAGCCTGAGCAACCTGAGCTCTGAGCTGGTGAAGAACCGGGATCAG
- the IKBKE gene encoding inhibitor of nuclear factor kappa-B kinase subunit epsilon isoform X10 has product MQSTINYLWHTDDLLGQGATASVYKARNKKSGELVAVKVFNTASYLRPREVQVREFEVLRKLNHQNIVKLFAVEETGGSRQKVLVMEYCSSGSLLSVLESPENAFGLPEDEFLVVLRCVVAGMNHLRENGIVHRDIKPGNIMRLMGEEGQSIYKLTDFGAARELDDDEKFVSVYGTEEYLHPDMYERAVLRKPQQKTFGVTVDLWSIGVTLYHAATGSLPFVPFGGPRRNKEMMYRITTEKPAGAIAGTQRRENGPLEWSYGLPITCRLSPGLQSQLVPILANILEVEQAKCWGFDQFFAETSDILQRVVVHVFSLSQAVLHHIYIHAHNTIAIFLEAVYEQTSVAPQHQEYFFEGHLCVLEPSLSAQHITHTTASSPLTLFSKASETPKGLAFRDPAQDISKFFPKVDLQADYTTAKSILGAGYQALWLARTLLAGQEMMLRGLHWFVETLQATCRRTLEVTRMALLFLSSSLGTERFSSVAGMPEMQELKRVTELRSRLRALVEALSRCSHNITETQVSLSNLSSELVKNRDQVHADRSIQQIQCCLDKMNLIYKQFKKSRMRPGLGYNEEQIHKLDNISPPP; this is encoded by the exons ATGCAGAGCACCATCAATTACCTATGGCACACGGACGACCTGCTGGGGCAGGGGGCCACTGCCAGTGTGTACAAGGCCCGAAACAAG AAATCCGGGGAGCTGGTTGCTGTGAAGGTCTTCAACACGGCAAGCTACCTGCGGCCCCGCGAGGTGCAGGTGAGGGAGTTTGAGGTCCTGCGAAAGCTGAACCACCAGAACATCGTCAAGCTCTTTGCAGTGGAGGAGACG GGGGGCAGCCGGCAGAAGGTGCTGGTGATGGAGTACTGCTCTAGCGGGAGCCTGCTCAGCGTGCTCGAGAGCCCTGAGAATGCCTTCGGGCTGCCCGAGGACGAGTTTCTGGTGGTGCTGCGCTGTGTGG TGGCTGGCATGAACCACCTGCGGGAGAATGGCATCGTCCACCGCGACATCAAGCCTGGAAACATCATGCGCCTCatgggggaggaagggcagagcaTCTATAAGCTGACGGACTTTGGGGCCGCCCGGGAGCTAGATGATGATGAGAAGTTTGTCTCCGTCTATGGCACTGAGGAGTACCTG CACCCCGACATGTATGAGCGGGCAGTGCTTCGCAAGCCCCAGCAGAAGACATTCGGGGTAACCGTGGATCTCTGGAGCATTGGGGTAACCCTGTACCACGCAGCCACTGGCAGCCTGCCCTTCGTCCCCTTTGGTGGGCCACGGCGCAACAAGGAGATGAT GTACCGGATCACCACCGAGAAGCCGGCGGGGGCCATCGCGGGCACCCAGCGGCGGGAGAACGGGCCCCTGGAGTGGAGCTACGGCCTCCCCATCACCTGCCGGCTGTCCCC GGGGCTGCAGAGCCAGCTGGTGCCCATCCTGGCCAACATCCTGGAGGTGGAGCAGGCCAAGTGCTGGGGCTTTGACCAGTTCTTTGCGGAGACCAGTGACATCCTGCAGCGAGTCGTTGTCCATGTCTTCTCCTTGTCCCAGGCGGTCCTGCACCACATCTACATCCATGCCCACAATAC GATAGCCATCTTCCTGGAGGCAGTATATGAGCAGACCAGTGTGGCTCCCCAGCACCAGGAGTACTTCTTTGAGGGTCACCTCTGCGTCCTTGAGCCCAGCCTGTCAGCGCAACACATCACCCACACGACCGCAAGCAGCCCCCTGACCCTGTTCAGCAAGGCCAGTGAGACCCCCAAGGGGCTGGCCTTCAGGGACC CCGCTCAGGACATCTCCAAGTTCTTCCCCAAAGTGGACCTGCAGGCAGATTACACCACCGCCAAG AGTATACTGGGTGCTGGCTACCAGGCCCTGTGGCTGGCTCGGACCTTGCTGGCCGGGCAGGAGATGATGCTTCGGGGACTGCACTGGTTTGT GGAGACGCTCCAGGCTACATGCAGACGGACGCTGGAGGTCACACGGATGGCTCTCCTCTTCCTCAGCAGCAGTCTGGGCACCGAGAG GTTCAGCAGTGTGGCTGGGATGCCTGAGATGCAGGAGCTGAAGAGGGTCACAGAGCTGAGGTCCAGGCTGCGGGCT TTGGTGGAGGCCCTCTCCAGATGCTCCCACAATATCACAGAGACCCAGGTGAGCCTGAGCAACCTGAGCTCTGAGCTGGTGAAGAACCGGGATCAGGTACATGCGGACAGAAG